The Crassaminicella indica genomic interval CTGTTACTGGAAAAGTTTTTTCAAAGCCCAGCTTCTTTGCTACAAGCTTATCTAATTTTTTTACCTTTTCATGGTCTCCATCAAATAATTTTAAAAAGCTAGCTTGAGTACCAGTTGTTCCTTTCACACCTCTCATTTTTATACCAGATAATACATTTTCAATATCCTCATAATCCATTAAAAGATCCATCATCCAAAGAGTTGCTCTTTTTCCAACTGTAGTAAGCTGTGCAGGTTGGAAATGGGTAAACCCTAGAGTAGGTAGCTCTTTATACTCTATTGCAAATTTAGAAATCTTGTTTAAAAGATTAATCATTTTTTTTCTTATAATATTCATAGCTCTTTTCATAATAATAATATCTGTATTATCACCAACATAAGCACTTGTTGCCCCAAGATGTATAATAGGCTTAGCCTTAGGACATTGTACACCAAAAGCATACACATGAGACATTACATCATGTCTTGTTTCTTTTTCTCTCTTTTTCGCCACATCATAATTAATATTATCACAATATTTTTTCATTTCTTCTATTTGCTCTTGAGAGATCTTTAAACCTAATTCCTTCTCAGCCTCTGCAAGAGCAATCCAAAGCTTTCTCCACGTTTTAAATTTTTCATCTGAAGAAAAAAGCTCTGTCATTTCTTTACTCGCATATCTTGTAATAAGTGGATTTTCATAAACCTTTGCCAATTTTTTTGCTCCTTTCAGTTTTAGCATTAGGATATTTGTATTCTACATTTTTCTTTAAAATCCTTCAAAAAAATACTTTTTCATTTCTTTTACTAAATCATAAGAGACAAAAACTCTTCCAATAGCAGGAATACCGTCTACCATTTCATCATGATAATCAGACCCTCCTGTGACAAAGAGATTATATTTTTTCGCAAGTTCTAAATAAATTTTATTATGAACCTTAGAATGTTTTGAATGATAAACCTCTATTCCCTTTATTCCCTTTTGAATGATCTGTTCTATATCTACTCCAGCAGCTATTAATCCCGGATGTGCTAAAACAGGTATTCCTTTACTCTTTTTAATAATATGGATTGCCTCATCAACAGTTAACTTAAACCGTTCAACATATGCAGGCTTTCCTTTTTGCAGTAGTTTTTCAAAAGCTTCTTGAACAGAAGATACATATCCCTTTTTCACAAGCAGTCTAGCTATATGTGGTCTACCAATAGCTCCTTCTTTTGATAAAGCCTTCACTTCTGAAACATTAAGATCATAATCCAATTTTATTAGCTTATTTATGATCAATGCTGCTCTTTTTGACCTATAATTTTTAATTTTTTCTGTAATACGAATCATATCTGGATGCTTATAGTCTATAAAATATCCTAATATATGTATTTCAACCTTATTATATAAAGTACTAAATTCTATACCAGGTATCACCAAAAAATCATCATATTTTTCTGAAGCCTTTACAGCTTCTTTGATTCCATCAACGGTATCATGATCTGTTATAGCAACACCCTTTAGCCCGAGCTTTTTTGCCCAACCTACAATTTCTGCAGGTGAAAAAATACCATCAGATGCACTAGTATGTACATGCATGTCCACAATATCCTTCATAAATCCACCTCTATTTTATAATTTTTTTACATGGCTTTTAAAAGGATTTATTAAATTTTTGCTTTATAAACATATTATACGTAATTATCAAACACTCTATCATACAAAAAACCTGCTGTAAAAGCAGGTTTTTACTTTAGATTTTTATCTA includes:
- a CDS encoding PHP domain-containing protein; protein product: MKDIVDMHVHTSASDGIFSPAEIVGWAKKLGLKGVAITDHDTVDGIKEAVKASEKYDDFLVIPGIEFSTLYNKVEIHILGYFIDYKHPDMIRITEKIKNYRSKRAALIINKLIKLDYDLNVSEVKALSKEGAIGRPHIARLLVKKGYVSSVQEAFEKLLQKGKPAYVERFKLTVDEAIHIIKKSKGIPVLAHPGLIAAGVDIEQIIQKGIKGIEVYHSKHSKVHNKIYLELAKKYNLFVTGGSDYHDEMVDGIPAIGRVFVSYDLVKEMKKYFFEGF